In Sphingobacterium sp. lm-10, one DNA window encodes the following:
- the moaA gene encoding GTP 3',8-cyclase MoaA codes for MLVDQFGRQHTYLRISLTDNCNLRCFYCMPEEDYSFAPRAQLMQPAEIDFLARRFIDLGVNKIRLTGGEPFVRKDADLIMAGLAQLPVELACTTNGIRIDDLLPEIQACNFSSMNVSLDTLKRDKFLQITRRDLFDRVYNNIDLLLQEGIPCKINMVVMKGLNDDELVDFMALTKDHPIEVRFIEFMPFSGNKWTSNQVLTHAEILDSLDIDPELHLMPGSPHDTAKRYKIPGYRGNIAVISSMSEPFCSGCNRIRLTADGKLKNCLFSDSEVDLLTPLRTGEDPVPLIKAHIYKKKAKLGGQMTQDFNDLEAEKLSNRSMIRIGG; via the coding sequence ATGCTAGTAGATCAATTCGGACGCCAACATACGTACCTGCGTATATCGCTTACAGACAACTGCAATTTGCGGTGTTTCTACTGCATGCCCGAAGAGGATTACAGTTTTGCACCGCGAGCACAGCTCATGCAGCCTGCGGAGATTGATTTTCTTGCTCGTCGATTTATTGATTTAGGAGTAAATAAGATCCGTCTTACTGGTGGAGAACCGTTTGTACGTAAAGATGCGGATCTAATCATGGCCGGGCTGGCGCAACTGCCGGTTGAATTGGCTTGTACGACCAATGGAATACGGATAGACGACTTGTTGCCCGAAATACAAGCCTGTAATTTCAGCAGTATGAACGTGAGTCTGGACACCCTAAAGCGCGACAAATTTTTACAGATCACACGCCGCGATTTGTTTGATCGTGTCTATAACAATATCGATCTTTTGTTGCAAGAAGGGATTCCCTGTAAAATCAATATGGTGGTCATGAAGGGGTTGAATGATGACGAGTTAGTTGATTTTATGGCCTTAACCAAAGACCATCCAATCGAAGTAAGGTTTATCGAGTTTATGCCTTTTTCCGGAAATAAGTGGACGAGCAATCAAGTGCTAACGCATGCGGAGATTCTGGACTCCTTGGATATTGATCCAGAATTACACCTCATGCCCGGCAGTCCACATGATACCGCAAAGCGGTATAAAATTCCTGGCTATCGAGGAAATATTGCAGTCATCAGTTCCATGAGCGAACCGTTCTGTAGCGGTTGTAACCGAATCCGGTTAACGGCTGACGGGAAATTGAAAAATTGCCTGTTTTCAGATAGTGAAGTAGACCTGCTCACACCACTACGTACAGGAGAAGATCCCGTTCCGTTGATCAAAGCACATATTTATAAGAAGAAGGCTAAACTAGGAGGGCAGATGACGCAAGATTTTAATGATTTGGAAGCAGAAAAGCTTTCAAACAGAAGCATGATTCGTATCGGTGGATAA
- the glp gene encoding gephyrin-like molybdotransferase Glp, with protein sequence MDKIGIVILAAGSSSRLGYAKQLLRHKGKSLIRHVTEEALQLEAAQVVVVLGAEQDAVIQELQDSAVPTCVNPDWSSGMGSSIRVGVQHLLEMNANLSAVIISVCDQPFLTTSVFRQLCQTFEESGKGIVTCHYGDDPSQIGVPTLFSRKYVDELMQLGEEKGAKVLLQQHQDDVTTVPFLQGNIDIDTQYDTTQLMEYMVSVNEASELILKQVNPLSVVRVPLTASHGLILAEDVYATLDIPNFVQSSMDGYAIAFSDRSLPLRIVGEMRAGSSTMQYLGVQEAIRVFTGAPVPSGADTVVMQERVEKSDEEIRIVDESLTLGANVRAAGSEVKKGELAVAAGTFLSAAAIGYLAGIGHEQVDVYSAPRVALMMTGDELQSLGKPLAFGEVYESNSIQLTAALRAAGVSHVDAQKVKDDPVALRSAIADALPKADVLILVGGVSVGDYDFVVQSCLASGVTPVFHKIRQKPGKPIFFGYSGNTLVFGLPGNPSSALTCFYRYVLPAIDRMMQRKSSLTETKAIAANDYRKPVGLTHFIKAYFADGRVQALHAQESYRMQSYARSNALMVLPEDSEGHAKGAEVQLILLPDHTWI encoded by the coding sequence ATGGATAAAATAGGTATCGTAATCCTGGCTGCCGGGAGCTCCTCCCGTTTGGGGTATGCCAAACAGCTCTTGAGACACAAAGGTAAAAGCTTGATCCGTCATGTCACAGAGGAGGCGCTGCAATTAGAGGCAGCCCAAGTTGTTGTAGTGCTTGGGGCTGAGCAAGATGCGGTCATTCAAGAATTACAGGATTCTGCCGTACCAACCTGTGTGAATCCAGACTGGTCTTCCGGTATGGGTTCATCCATCCGCGTTGGCGTACAGCATCTATTGGAGATGAATGCAAACTTATCAGCGGTAATTATTTCGGTTTGCGACCAACCCTTCCTCACTACTTCCGTATTTAGGCAACTTTGCCAAACGTTCGAAGAGTCGGGAAAAGGAATAGTGACTTGTCACTACGGGGACGACCCATCACAGATAGGCGTACCTACCTTATTCAGCCGAAAATATGTGGATGAATTGATGCAACTCGGAGAAGAAAAAGGCGCCAAAGTACTATTGCAACAACATCAAGATGATGTGACGACTGTACCCTTTTTACAAGGGAATATCGATATAGATACCCAATACGATACCACGCAATTGATGGAGTATATGGTATCTGTTAACGAAGCTTCTGAACTTATTTTGAAGCAGGTGAATCCACTTTCTGTAGTTCGCGTACCGCTGACGGCATCTCATGGACTGATTTTGGCCGAAGATGTGTATGCTACGTTGGATATTCCCAATTTTGTACAGTCATCCATGGATGGCTATGCCATTGCATTTTCAGATCGGAGCCTGCCATTACGTATAGTAGGAGAGATGCGTGCGGGAAGTAGCACCATGCAGTATTTGGGAGTTCAGGAAGCCATACGTGTTTTTACCGGTGCGCCTGTTCCGTCGGGTGCAGATACGGTCGTCATGCAAGAACGGGTGGAGAAATCCGATGAAGAAATTCGAATCGTAGATGAAAGCCTCACCCTAGGTGCCAACGTACGTGCTGCAGGTTCAGAAGTGAAAAAGGGAGAGCTGGCGGTTGCTGCGGGTACCTTTCTTTCTGCCGCGGCGATAGGTTATCTGGCAGGCATTGGCCACGAGCAGGTGGATGTTTATTCCGCTCCGCGAGTAGCTTTGATGATGACTGGCGATGAGTTACAGTCACTAGGAAAGCCACTGGCATTCGGGGAAGTCTACGAATCAAATTCCATACAATTAACGGCGGCTTTGCGAGCCGCTGGAGTGAGCCATGTCGATGCACAAAAGGTAAAAGATGATCCAGTTGCGCTTCGCAGCGCTATAGCAGATGCGTTGCCTAAGGCAGATGTACTTATACTCGTTGGGGGAGTTAGTGTGGGTGATTATGATTTCGTGGTGCAATCCTGTTTGGCCTCTGGTGTGACTCCGGTATTTCATAAAATAAGGCAAAAGCCCGGTAAACCTATCTTTTTCGGATATTCAGGCAATACATTAGTATTTGGTTTACCAGGCAATCCTTCTTCGGCATTAACTTGTTTTTACAGATACGTGCTGCCTGCTATAGATCGCATGATGCAGCGCAAATCTTCGCTCACAGAAACAAAAGCAATTGCGGCCAATGATTACCGAAAGCCGGTGGGTTTGACCCACTTTATAAAAGCCTATTTTGCCGATGGAAGAGTACAGGCACTGCATGCGCAAGAATCGTATCGTATGCAATCTTATGCTCGCTCTAATGCCTTGATGGTTTTGCCGGAAGACTCAGAAGGGCATGCTAAAGGTGCTGAAGTACAATTAATTTTACTGCCAGATCATACATGGATATAG
- a CDS encoding sulfite exporter TauE/SafE family protein, with protein sequence MDIELFYGLLFIVAFLYSAVGHGGASGYLALMALYGVAPQEMKPTALILNLFVAMTSFIQYYRGKHFKIPIFLPIALASIPFAFLGGMLTMDDVYYKKILGLLLILPIVRFFFFKNTADENLKPPVLTISIAIGAVVGLLSGMIGIGGGIILSPVLILLQWTNQKQTAAISAAFIFVNSLAGLGGMMTQGITVTNHMAMYIVVAFTGGLLGAYFGSKRFNQDILKYVLATVLLVAAYKLLFTIA encoded by the coding sequence ATGGATATAGAACTATTTTACGGATTACTGTTTATTGTTGCCTTTTTGTATTCGGCAGTAGGACATGGCGGAGCCAGTGGCTATCTGGCACTGATGGCATTATACGGTGTCGCTCCACAAGAGATGAAACCTACCGCGTTAATATTGAACCTTTTTGTAGCGATGACGTCCTTTATTCAATATTATCGGGGAAAGCATTTTAAGATACCCATATTCTTACCCATCGCATTGGCATCTATTCCTTTCGCATTCCTAGGCGGTATGCTTACCATGGACGACGTTTATTATAAAAAAATCTTGGGTTTGCTGCTCATTTTGCCGATAGTACGGTTTTTCTTTTTCAAGAATACGGCAGATGAAAACTTGAAACCACCTGTATTAACCATCTCTATTGCCATTGGCGCGGTAGTCGGACTGCTTTCGGGTATGATCGGAATTGGTGGCGGCATTATCCTGTCGCCCGTATTGATCTTATTGCAGTGGACCAATCAAAAGCAGACGGCAGCGATCAGTGCGGCATTTATCTTCGTCAATTCGTTGGCAGGATTGGGTGGTATGATGACGCAAGGCATTACAGTTACTAACCATATGGCGATGTATATTGTCGTAGCTTTTACGGGTGGGTTGCTGGGAGCTTATTTTGGATCCAAGCGATTCAATCAGGACATACTAAAATATGTTTTGGCTACCGTATTGCTGGTGGCGGCATATAAGTTGCTGTTTACTATTGCTTAA
- a CDS encoding MoaD/ThiS family protein: MMKVRVLSFGGLVEIVGKENMIEAIDTDQVVSHLEQTYPALAGRKYVLAINEHMKTENTLLRESDVVALLPPYSGG, from the coding sequence ATGATGAAAGTACGGGTTTTATCTTTTGGAGGATTGGTTGAAATCGTAGGGAAGGAGAATATGATCGAGGCTATCGATACAGATCAGGTAGTAAGCCATTTGGAGCAAACCTATCCTGCGTTAGCTGGTCGAAAATATGTTTTGGCGATCAACGAGCACATGAAAACCGAGAATACCCTATTGCGGGAAAGTGACGTGGTGGCTTTATTACCTCCCTATTCAGGCGGTTAA
- a CDS encoding HesA/MoeB/ThiF family protein — protein MEQNNHARYARQYALLDFGEQGQTKLAQARVLIVGAGGLGCPVLQYLCAAGVGHIGIVDADKVALSNLHRQPLYRTTDVGRLKAEVAAAVLRAQNDTITVAEYAFHLNNQNAWDLVSSYDIIVDCTDNFETRYVLCDVCALLHKPLVYGAIYTYEGQVAVFNVSDSAGIRCQYRDLFPVPPSSEEAPDCATTGVLGVLPGVIGLLQANEVIKLLAGIGEPLINKLYTIGLLDYQSVTIRLQPQHHPDAPGSRIAFEAANYGYYCGSANEHVALISSAELDAIAHQSDTLLIDVRALDELPRLSLPHRSIPLELLMANVHELEGSHLVLICQSGVRSARAADWLKNYFGNKQTISHLQGGILAYQSEKNDE, from the coding sequence ATGGAACAGAACAACCACGCGCGGTATGCGCGGCAGTATGCACTCCTGGATTTCGGAGAGCAAGGGCAAACAAAATTGGCCCAAGCACGCGTGCTAATCGTCGGAGCAGGCGGTTTGGGTTGCCCAGTACTGCAATACTTGTGCGCAGCCGGAGTGGGCCATATCGGTATCGTTGATGCTGATAAGGTGGCATTAAGCAATCTGCACCGCCAACCCTTGTATCGTACTACAGACGTCGGCCGTCTAAAAGCAGAAGTGGCCGCAGCCGTACTACGCGCACAAAACGATACGATCACGGTAGCAGAATATGCATTTCACCTCAACAATCAGAATGCTTGGGATTTAGTATCCTCGTATGATATTATAGTGGATTGCACCGATAATTTCGAAACGCGGTATGTACTTTGCGACGTCTGCGCGCTATTGCATAAGCCATTGGTATATGGCGCTATATACACCTACGAAGGGCAGGTGGCGGTGTTCAACGTGTCAGATTCAGCAGGTATACGGTGTCAATATCGAGATCTTTTTCCAGTGCCGCCGTCTTCGGAAGAAGCGCCGGACTGTGCCACAACCGGTGTGTTGGGCGTTTTGCCTGGCGTAATCGGTCTTTTACAAGCGAATGAAGTGATCAAGCTGTTGGCTGGAATAGGAGAGCCACTGATTAATAAATTATATACCATTGGATTATTGGATTATCAATCCGTCACGATACGCCTACAACCACAGCATCATCCGGATGCACCCGGATCTAGAATCGCCTTTGAGGCCGCAAACTATGGCTATTATTGCGGTTCGGCAAATGAACATGTAGCGCTTATCTCTTCCGCCGAACTGGATGCGATTGCTCATCAATCCGATACGCTCTTAATTGATGTACGTGCTTTGGATGAATTGCCCCGTTTGTCATTGCCCCATCGATCGATTCCTTTAGAATTGCTGATGGCAAATGTGCACGAATTGGAAGGTTCGCACCTGGTGCTAATTTGCCAAAGCGGCGTAAGAAGTGCGCGCGCTGCCGACTGGTTGAAGAACTATTTTGGCAACAAGCAAACAATAAGCCATCTCCAGGGAGGAATTTTAGCCTATCAATCAGAAAAAAATGACGAGTAA
- a CDS encoding molybdenum cofactor biosynthesis protein MoaE, which produces MTSKPKNIFVQGAISPAFVAESLEKHASKQNIGAHEIFLGQVRADEIDGRKVAAIQYTSYESMALTQMEEIRERIFNTYDLVCMHVYHSLGAVRAGQLCLFVFASSRHRNEAQQACRDIVELIKKELPIWGEEIFEDNSSQWKTNTFK; this is translated from the coding sequence ATGACGAGTAAACCAAAAAATATTTTTGTACAGGGCGCGATATCGCCCGCTTTTGTAGCGGAAAGCTTAGAGAAGCATGCATCCAAGCAAAACATCGGCGCGCATGAAATCTTTCTAGGCCAAGTGCGTGCCGATGAGATTGACGGACGCAAAGTCGCCGCTATTCAGTATACTAGCTATGAAAGCATGGCATTAACACAAATGGAGGAGATCCGCGAACGGATTTTCAACACCTATGATTTAGTGTGCATGCATGTATATCATAGCTTAGGAGCCGTGCGCGCAGGGCAGTTGTGCTTATTTGTCTTTGCATCCTCCCGACACAGAAACGAGGCGCAGCAAGCCTGTAGAGATATCGTTGAGCTAATCAAAAAGGAGCTTCCTATTTGGGGAGAAGAAATTTTTGAAGACAATAGCAGTCAATGGAAAACAAACACATTTAAATAG
- the moaCB gene encoding bifunctional molybdenum cofactor biosynthesis protein MoaC/MoaB codes for MVDITYKTFSLRKAIAMARVETSSLETVQAVLDGTVPKGNVFEFARAATLLAIKKTSDIIPDCHPLPVEYAAVSYNTDGLAIEITVEVHTIYKTGVEVEAMHGASVAALVIYDMLKPIDKKVEIGTIKLCSKTGGKSGNQTVVSPEEIKSAVVVCSDSVSRGDKQDTSGRLLVRLLEEQGVSEIGYSVVADDIDAIQSTLKEAQAAGVRLLIFTGGTGLSDRDVTPEAVLPFITKEIPGIAETARQYGQQMIKTAMLSRVVAGFANDMLVMTFPGSPNAVREFMQVLFPHLWHVFHVKNAGGH; via the coding sequence ATGGTCGATATAACATACAAAACATTTAGCCTGCGTAAAGCCATTGCCATGGCCAGAGTAGAAACGTCTAGCCTCGAAACGGTACAAGCCGTCTTAGATGGCACGGTACCCAAAGGCAACGTGTTCGAATTTGCGCGTGCAGCTACGCTACTAGCCATTAAGAAGACCAGTGATATCATTCCAGATTGTCACCCCTTACCGGTAGAGTATGCTGCAGTGAGCTATAATACGGATGGCCTTGCTATTGAAATCACCGTTGAAGTACACACCATTTACAAAACCGGAGTGGAAGTGGAGGCTATGCACGGCGCATCCGTAGCCGCATTGGTCATTTATGATATGCTGAAACCTATTGATAAAAAAGTAGAGATCGGTACGATCAAGCTGTGCAGCAAAACGGGTGGAAAGAGTGGCAACCAAACGGTAGTTTCGCCAGAGGAGATCAAGAGCGCCGTGGTCGTATGTAGCGATTCGGTATCGCGCGGCGATAAGCAAGATACTTCTGGTCGTCTATTGGTTAGGTTACTGGAAGAACAGGGCGTATCCGAGATTGGTTATAGTGTCGTAGCCGATGATATCGATGCCATACAGTCTACTTTAAAAGAAGCTCAGGCAGCAGGTGTGCGCCTCTTGATTTTTACAGGCGGCACAGGTTTATCAGATCGGGATGTCACGCCGGAGGCCGTCCTTCCTTTCATTACCAAAGAAATACCCGGGATTGCGGAGACGGCACGGCAGTATGGGCAACAAATGATCAAAACCGCCATGCTATCGCGTGTAGTAGCGGGCTTTGCAAACGATATGTTAGTGATGACGTTTCCGGGTTCACCGAATGCTGTGCGTGAATTTATGCAGGTATTATTTCCTCACCTATGGCACGTTTTCCATGTAAAGAATGCAGGAGGACATTAA
- a CDS encoding (2Fe-2S)-binding protein, whose product MEKKNSYSRRFFIKASAAMGALAVVPKYVSSFYRDVKALIVPVKKHVNLTVLVNKQPYTMQADTRSTLLDLLRENLQLTGTKKGCDHGQCGACTVHVDGERTLSCLTLSAMTVGKEVTTIEGLSEGDDLHPMQEAFIACDGFQCGYCTPGQIMSAVACVKEGHTGSVEEIKAYMSGNLCRCGAYNGIVESIQKVAQA is encoded by the coding sequence ATGGAGAAGAAGAATTCCTACTCCAGGCGCTTTTTTATTAAAGCATCTGCTGCTATGGGCGCTTTGGCGGTTGTTCCGAAGTATGTGTCCTCATTTTACCGAGATGTAAAGGCATTGATTGTGCCGGTAAAAAAGCACGTGAATCTAACCGTGTTGGTGAACAAACAACCATACACGATGCAAGCGGATACGAGATCGACCTTGTTAGATTTACTGCGGGAAAATCTACAGCTTACGGGCACAAAAAAGGGATGCGATCACGGTCAATGCGGTGCCTGTACCGTTCATGTGGATGGCGAACGTACACTCAGTTGTCTTACGCTGTCGGCGATGACTGTCGGTAAAGAGGTCACCACCATAGAGGGACTATCGGAGGGAGATGATCTTCATCCCATGCAGGAGGCATTTATCGCATGCGATGGTTTTCAATGTGGTTATTGTACGCCAGGGCAGATCATGTCGGCTGTAGCCTGTGTCAAAGAAGGGCATACGGGATCGGTCGAAGAAATCAAAGCGTATATGAGTGGTAATTTGTGCCGGTGTGGGGCCTACAACGGTATTGT